In Acidobacteriota bacterium, a single genomic region encodes these proteins:
- a CDS encoding serine/threonine-protein kinase — translation MAACPHCGAEVDQQARFCAACGAALPTGDADATLLGEPPPSSAASSTPRSPPSSAAGLTSQVHSDALFSPGALFARRYRIVGMLGKGGMGEVYRADDIKLGQPVALKFLPRQLAADPRRLARFHDEVRLARQVTHPNVCRVHDIGDWEGLHYLSMEYIDGEDLSSLLRRIGRLPSDKAVQLARQLCAGLEAAHEQGVLHRDLKPANIMIDGRGRARITDFGLAAVADALSPGDVAGTPAYMAPEQLQGGEVSVRSDIYALGLTLYEIFTGRQTHSAKTLDELKRLRSRDSQVSITRYARDADPAVESVILRCLSADPSQRPASALEVAAALPGGDPLQAALAAGETPSPEMLVASRGSQALTPQKAWAAVAGIALLLVLVAVISQQVRLTEKVGLPRPPEALADRAQELAAELGYEQDGADRIWGFGVDRRPLRWRAANMRAQERWRDLQGDPSLIFWYRSSESPMRPQRSNLRPTYGDPPLSASGSLRLLTNTAGRLLQLEAVGGQAALSPAEAETSSPDTDYPPQWRLLFERAGLDPEQWRPAPVDFTPPSFADQRLAWRPLAANQQDAASDEAAGKPLQVQMAALGGKVTYFRVMQPWTPGPQGWSPPPSFVDRLVSIVGLVLTPLILGLGLWMARRQLRQGKGDRRSAFRLAAVFLLVEIARWFITTHYLGTLSLQWGLLLDWLASRLFNAATLWLVYIALEPFARRYWSQGLISWTKMLSRGFSDRLVARDLLLGILMGAVVTVSNASQPLLAQVLGTTPPPPLAYGIPSLAGIRETMGVWLAAFPDGVLSAITGTFVFLLLRYFLKKQWLAALATVALYTLAGPGLAGGDVTLDLFFNVIEVSIVLFTLLRFGLLATVAAFVAMDWLSGAPMTLEFSAWYGGLALTTLLLTLGISTYCAYASQLPRSKRQLTIAERGL, via the coding sequence ATGGCCGCTTGTCCTCACTGCGGGGCGGAAGTCGATCAGCAGGCGCGTTTCTGCGCCGCCTGCGGGGCCGCCCTGCCGACCGGGGACGCGGACGCTACGCTGTTGGGAGAACCGCCCCCGTCATCAGCCGCTTCCTCCACCCCACGCTCCCCTCCAAGCTCGGCGGCGGGATTGACCAGCCAGGTGCACTCCGACGCCCTTTTCTCCCCCGGAGCGCTTTTCGCCCGCCGCTACCGCATCGTGGGAATGCTGGGCAAGGGCGGCATGGGAGAGGTTTACCGGGCCGACGACATCAAACTGGGCCAGCCGGTGGCGCTCAAGTTCCTTCCCCGCCAACTGGCCGCGGACCCGCGCCGCCTGGCCCGCTTTCACGACGAAGTGCGGCTGGCCCGTCAGGTGACCCATCCCAACGTTTGCCGGGTGCACGACATCGGCGATTGGGAGGGATTGCACTATCTCTCCATGGAATACATCGACGGCGAAGACCTCTCCTCTCTGCTGCGCCGCATCGGACGCCTGCCTTCCGACAAGGCCGTGCAACTGGCCCGCCAGCTTTGCGCCGGACTGGAGGCCGCTCACGAGCAGGGGGTGCTGCACCGCGACCTCAAGCCGGCCAACATCATGATCGACGGGCGAGGGCGCGCCCGCATTACCGATTTCGGACTGGCCGCCGTGGCCGACGCCCTCAGTCCGGGAGACGTGGCAGGCACTCCCGCCTACATGGCTCCCGAGCAGTTGCAGGGCGGAGAGGTCAGCGTGCGCAGCGACATCTACGCCCTGGGCCTGACGCTCTACGAGATCTTCACCGGACGCCAGACTCACAGCGCCAAGACCCTGGACGAGCTCAAGCGCCTGCGCAGCCGCGATTCGCAAGTCTCCATCACCCGCTACGCCCGCGATGCCGACCCGGCGGTGGAAAGCGTGATCCTGCGCTGCCTCAGCGCCGATCCCTCTCAGCGTCCGGCTTCGGCCCTGGAGGTGGCGGCGGCTCTTCCCGGAGGAGACCCCCTGCAGGCCGCTCTGGCCGCCGGAGAAACGCCTTCGCCGGAAATGCTGGTGGCTTCGAGGGGATCGCAGGCGCTGACTCCGCAGAAGGCCTGGGCCGCGGTGGCGGGCATCGCCTTGCTGCTGGTGCTGGTGGCGGTGATCAGCCAGCAGGTGCGGCTGACCGAGAAGGTGGGCCTGCCGCGTCCGCCGGAGGCTCTGGCTGACCGCGCCCAGGAGCTGGCGGCCGAGCTGGGCTACGAGCAAGATGGCGCCGACCGCATCTGGGGCTTCGGCGTCGACCGGCGTCCGCTGCGCTGGAGGGCCGCCAACATGCGGGCCCAGGAGCGCTGGCGCGATCTGCAAGGCGATCCCTCGCTGATCTTCTGGTACCGTTCCTCGGAGAGTCCGATGCGTCCCCAGCGCAGCAACCTGAGGCCCACCTACGGGGACCCGCCCCTCTCCGCATCCGGCTCGCTGCGGCTATTGACCAACACGGCTGGACGGCTGCTGCAGTTGGAAGCTGTCGGCGGCCAGGCCGCTTTGTCACCTGCGGAGGCCGAAACCTCCTCGCCGGATACAGACTATCCGCCGCAGTGGAGGCTGCTTTTTGAACGGGCGGGTCTGGATCCCGAGCAGTGGCGTCCGGCGCCGGTGGACTTCACGCCTCCCTCCTTCGCCGATCAGCGTCTGGCCTGGCGTCCCCTTGCCGCCAACCAACAGGATGCAGCGTCGGATGAGGCCGCGGGGAAACCCCTGCAAGTCCAAATGGCTGCGCTGGGAGGAAAGGTAACCTATTTCCGCGTCATGCAGCCCTGGACGCCTGGGCCGCAGGGCTGGTCCCCACCGCCCAGCTTCGTCGACCGGCTGGTCAGCATCGTGGGTTTGGTGCTCACCCCCCTTATCCTGGGTCTGGGCCTGTGGATGGCCCGCCGCCAGTTGCGCCAGGGCAAAGGCGACCGCCGCAGCGCCTTCCGTCTGGCAGCCGTCTTTCTGCTGGTCGAAATCGCGCGCTGGTTCATCACCACTCACTATCTTGGAACCCTCAGCTTGCAGTGGGGGCTGCTGCTGGATTGGTTGGCTTCGCGCCTCTTCAATGCCGCCACCCTGTGGCTGGTCTATATCGCCTTGGAGCCGTTCGCCCGCCGCTACTGGTCTCAGGGACTCATCTCCTGGACCAAGATGCTCAGCCGCGGTTTCTCCGACCGCCTGGTGGCCCGCGATTTGTTGCTGGGGATCCTGATGGGGGCCGTGGTGACCGTTTCCAACGCTTCCCAGCCGCTGCTGGCTCAGGTGCTGGGGACGACTCCTCCTCCTCCACTGGCTTACGGGATTCCTTCCCTTGCCGGAATCCGCGAAACCATGGGCGTGTGGCTGGCCGCCTTCCCGGACGGGGTCCTCTCGGCCATCACGGGGACCTTCGTCTTCCTGCTGCTGCGCTACTTCCTCAAGAAGCAATGGCTGGCCGCCCTGGCCACCGTCGCCCTTTACACGCTGGCGGGACCGGGCCTGGCCGGCGGCGACGTGACCCTCGATCTCTTCTTCAACGTCATCGAGGTCTCGATCGTCCTCTTCACCCTGCTGCGCTTCGGACTGCTGGCCACCGTGGCGGCTTTCGTGGCCATGGACTGGCTCAGCGGCGCCCCCATGACCCTGGAATTCTCGGCTTGGTACGGCGGCCTGGCCCTAACCACCCTGCTGCTGACCCTGGGCATCTCGACCTACTGCGCCTATGCTTCGCAACTTCCAAGGTCCAAGCGCCAACTCACGATTGCCGAACGAGGCTTGTGA
- a CDS encoding ATP-binding protein yields the protein MSDSPLDNRIEITPPDLSTQPPDRGHLLKHETRVMLLSLLGGLPAVGLVMYLIWWGDYTAKVQWTVSVVLLAAWIGCAVMLRERVVFPLQTVSNMLAALREGDYSIRIRPGRYDDAVGAAAIEVNVLGSTLKRQRLDMVDATNLLRAVMAEIDVAVFAFDQENRLRLVNRAGERLLAQPQDRILGRSAAQLGLAKALSGKAVRTLNKTFPGGIGRWGMRRSSFREGGLPHTLIVMTDLSQALREEERQAWQRLVRVLGHELNNSLTPIKSMAGSLSTLLALEPLPEDWQDDTKRGLSVISTRADSLIRFMSSYSRLARLPQPELAPMDMATLAQRVAGLETRAEVRVLEGPDLTMEADAAQLEQVLINLIKNAAEAAEGQGKVEVGWKIAGAVLELFVRDEGPGLSDTANLFVPFYTTKKGGSGIGLVLSRQIAEAHGGALTLENRRDRTGCIARLRLPLPEEDDD from the coding sequence GTGAGCGACTCCCCCCTCGACAACCGCATCGAGATCACCCCTCCCGACCTCTCCACTCAGCCGCCCGACCGGGGCCACCTGCTCAAGCACGAGACCCGTGTCATGCTGCTCTCCCTGCTGGGAGGACTGCCGGCCGTAGGGCTGGTCATGTACCTGATCTGGTGGGGCGACTACACCGCCAAAGTGCAGTGGACGGTCAGCGTGGTGCTGCTGGCGGCCTGGATCGGCTGCGCCGTGATGCTGCGGGAGCGGGTCGTCTTTCCATTGCAGACCGTCTCCAACATGCTGGCGGCGCTGCGCGAGGGCGACTATTCCATCCGCATCCGCCCGGGACGCTATGACGACGCGGTAGGCGCGGCGGCCATCGAGGTCAACGTGCTGGGCTCCACCCTCAAGCGCCAGCGGCTGGATATGGTGGACGCCACCAACCTGCTGCGGGCCGTCATGGCCGAGATCGACGTGGCCGTATTCGCCTTCGATCAGGAAAACCGTTTGCGCCTGGTCAACCGGGCCGGCGAACGCCTGCTGGCTCAGCCCCAGGATCGCATCCTGGGCCGCAGCGCCGCCCAATTGGGGCTGGCGAAAGCACTTAGCGGCAAGGCCGTGCGCACCCTCAACAAGACCTTCCCTGGCGGCATCGGACGCTGGGGGATGCGCCGTTCCAGCTTCAGGGAAGGCGGCTTGCCTCACACCCTGATCGTCATGACAGACCTCTCCCAGGCCCTGCGCGAAGAGGAGCGCCAGGCCTGGCAGCGGCTGGTGCGGGTGCTGGGACACGAGCTCAACAACTCGCTCACCCCCATCAAGTCCATGGCCGGATCGCTGAGCACCCTGCTGGCGCTGGAACCCCTGCCTGAAGACTGGCAGGACGACACCAAGCGCGGACTCTCCGTCATCAGCACGCGGGCCGACTCGCTCATCCGCTTCATGAGTTCCTACTCGCGCCTGGCCCGCCTTCCCCAGCCCGAACTGGCTCCCATGGACATGGCCACCCTGGCCCAGCGGGTGGCGGGGCTGGAAACCCGCGCCGAAGTCAGAGTGCTGGAAGGGCCCGACCTCACCATGGAAGCCGACGCCGCCCAACTCGAGCAGGTGCTCATCAACCTCATCAAGAACGCCGCCGAAGCGGCCGAGGGCCAAGGCAAGGTGGAGGTAGGATGGAAAATCGCCGGCGCCGTGCTGGAACTGTTCGTGCGCGACGAAGGACCGGGACTTTCCGACACCGCCAACCTCTTCGTGCCCTTCTACACCACCAAGAAGGGCGGCAGCGGAATCGGCCTGGTGCTGAGCCGCCAGATCGCCGAAGCCCACGGCGGCGCCCTCACCCTTGAAAACCGCCGCGACCGCACCGGCTGCATCGCCCGCTTGCGCCTTCCGCTCCCTGAAGAAGACGACGATTAA
- a CDS encoding sigma-54 dependent transcriptional regulator produces MPEKDRPRVLIADDQADVLEALRLLFKGEKYQVDSADSPEAILDQVKKQDYDCLLMDLNYARDTTSGREGLDLLPQIQAVDGTLPVVVMTAWGSIDIAVEAMRRGARNFIEKPWDNHRLLSIIQNQIELGQALRREEVLEAENKLLRGENKPHFIAESSAMKPVLQIIERVGPADANILITGENGSGKGVVARVIHAISGRSSKPLNTVNMGGLSEGVFESEMFGHVKGAYTDAKSDRVGRFEMADNGTLFLDEIANIPLPQQAKLLRVLETGEFERVGSSKTKKVDVRVISATNSDLDEEVEEGRFRQDLLFRLNTVEIALPPLRDRREDIPLLARYFLKIHNKRYRKELEGFEEGALKALLDYAWPGNIRELDHAVERATLMAQGRRVQAEDLGLRGGREAAPRLEDLTLEDAEEYLIKRALERAEDNVSQAAKALGLSRSALYRRLERIRT; encoded by the coding sequence ATGCCCGAAAAGGATCGCCCACGGGTCCTGATCGCCGACGATCAGGCCGATGTCTTAGAAGCGCTTCGCCTACTCTTCAAGGGCGAGAAATATCAAGTTGACTCGGCTGACTCACCGGAGGCCATCCTCGACCAGGTCAAGAAGCAGGACTACGACTGCCTGCTGATGGACCTTAACTACGCCCGCGATACCACCTCGGGCCGCGAGGGCCTCGACTTGCTGCCTCAGATACAGGCTGTCGACGGCACCCTCCCGGTGGTGGTGATGACGGCCTGGGGAAGCATCGATATCGCCGTGGAAGCCATGCGCCGGGGCGCGCGCAACTTCATCGAAAAGCCCTGGGACAACCACCGCCTGCTGAGCATCATCCAGAACCAGATCGAACTGGGCCAGGCCCTGCGCCGCGAAGAGGTTCTGGAAGCCGAGAACAAGCTGCTGAGGGGCGAAAACAAGCCTCACTTCATCGCCGAGTCGTCGGCCATGAAGCCGGTGCTGCAGATCATCGAGCGGGTGGGACCGGCCGATGCCAACATTCTCATCACTGGGGAGAACGGCAGCGGCAAGGGCGTGGTGGCGCGGGTCATTCACGCCATCTCGGGACGCTCTTCCAAGCCCCTCAACACCGTCAACATGGGCGGCCTGTCCGAAGGCGTCTTCGAGAGCGAGATGTTCGGCCATGTCAAGGGAGCCTACACCGACGCCAAGAGTGATCGAGTGGGCCGCTTCGAGATGGCCGACAACGGCACGCTGTTCCTGGACGAGATCGCCAATATCCCTCTTCCTCAGCAGGCCAAGCTGCTGCGCGTGCTGGAAACCGGCGAGTTCGAGCGGGTCGGCTCCTCCAAGACCAAGAAGGTCGACGTCAGGGTCATCTCAGCCACCAACTCCGACCTGGACGAAGAAGTCGAGGAGGGCCGCTTCCGTCAGGACCTGCTCTTCCGCCTCAACACGGTGGAGATCGCGCTGCCTCCCCTGCGCGATCGGCGCGAGGACATTCCCCTGCTGGCCAGGTACTTCCTCAAGATCCACAACAAGCGCTACCGCAAGGAACTGGAAGGCTTCGAGGAAGGCGCCCTCAAGGCCCTCCTCGACTACGCCTGGCCGGGCAACATCCGCGAACTCGACCATGCCGTGGAACGGGCCACGCTGATGGCCCAGGGACGTCGCGTGCAGGCCGAGGACCTGGGCCTTCGCGGCGGACGCGAGGCGGCTCCCCGCCTGGAAGACCTGACCCTGGAGGACGCCGAAGAATACCTTATCAAGCGGGCCCTGGAGCGGGCCGAGGACAACGTCAGCCAGGCCGCCAAGGCGCTGGGCCTCAGCCGCAGCGCCCTCTATCGGCGCCTGGAGAGGATCCGAACGTGA
- a CDS encoding TolC family protein, with product MNTSARKILPLLTAFLLLLSPLAAQESGQEQEQQRSPLEVSRQLQAEELEVPPPYRDKVEAGGQTIMELTLQDAIRLALLHNLDIAIENFNEELTREQIVSTRGFYDPALEFSVGWQDAESPTISDLEAGEGAEVFAQKQFSYSGRLLQNLPSGADFSVSYFSNRSDSNSAFQFANPAYRASFSANFRQPLWRGFRETQTQRLLKLRNLDLEINDLQFEVQVSLVIQQVQDRYWELVFAINNYETRREGMALAITQHKNNQKRVNIGVSAPIEITSSRAEVALREQEMISSEVQIINAQNRLKQLMSDDPKASIWSLSVYPTDTPRTPEIKMTLNEAVDLALQNRPELKQVESRLEQDAVDQTFFKKELKPQVDLRLSYTSNAAGGGEASGLGDVFTDAFSFNFHTWSAFVDVRIPLGNRTMEGNLAQARIRERQNLSRLKNAQQGIIVEVRNAFEGLKTQGKRLESARLARELSEEQLRGENRRFQAGFSTNFQVLRFQRDLTSAEAQELRALIDYEQAVTALMRATHQIIEQSQVSLARGQDQP from the coding sequence ATGAACACCAGCGCCAGAAAAATCCTGCCTCTTTTGACGGCGTTTCTGCTTCTGCTCAGCCCTCTGGCCGCTCAGGAAAGCGGTCAAGAGCAAGAGCAGCAGAGATCGCCCCTGGAAGTTTCACGCCAACTGCAGGCCGAGGAACTGGAAGTGCCTCCGCCTTACCGGGATAAAGTCGAGGCCGGCGGCCAGACCATTATGGAACTGACCCTGCAGGACGCCATCCGCCTGGCTCTTCTGCACAATCTCGACATCGCCATCGAAAACTTCAACGAAGAACTGACCCGCGAGCAAATCGTCTCTACCCGCGGCTTCTACGATCCGGCCCTGGAGTTCTCAGTGGGATGGCAAGACGCGGAGTCTCCCACCATTTCGGACCTGGAAGCCGGCGAGGGCGCGGAGGTCTTCGCCCAGAAGCAATTCAGCTACAGCGGCCGCCTGCTCCAGAATCTGCCCAGCGGGGCCGACTTTTCCGTCAGCTACTTCAGCAACCGAAGCGACTCCAACAGCGCCTTCCAGTTCGCCAATCCGGCCTACCGGGCTTCTTTTTCGGCCAACTTTCGGCAGCCCCTGTGGCGGGGATTCCGCGAAACTCAGACCCAGCGCCTGCTCAAGCTGCGCAACCTCGATCTGGAAATCAACGATCTGCAGTTCGAGGTGCAGGTGTCTTTAGTCATCCAGCAGGTGCAGGACCGCTATTGGGAACTGGTCTTCGCCATCAACAACTACGAGACCCGCCGCGAGGGGATGGCGCTGGCCATCACCCAGCACAAGAACAATCAGAAGCGGGTCAACATCGGGGTTTCAGCGCCCATCGAAATCACCTCCTCGCGCGCCGAGGTAGCCCTCCGCGAGCAGGAGATGATCAGCTCGGAGGTGCAGATCATCAACGCCCAGAACCGGCTCAAGCAGTTGATGTCCGACGACCCCAAAGCCTCCATCTGGTCGCTTAGCGTCTATCCCACCGATACGCCCCGGACGCCCGAGATCAAAATGACACTGAACGAGGCCGTCGACCTGGCGCTGCAGAACCGGCCTGAACTGAAGCAAGTCGAGAGCCGGCTCGAACAGGATGCCGTCGACCAGACCTTCTTCAAGAAAGAACTGAAACCCCAGGTCGACCTGCGGCTGAGCTATACGTCGAATGCCGCCGGAGGCGGCGAGGCCAGCGGCCTCGGCGACGTCTTTACCGACGCTTTCAGCTTCAACTTTCACACCTGGTCGGCCTTCGTCGACGTCCGCATTCCGCTGGGCAACCGCACCATGGAAGGCAATCTGGCCCAGGCCCGCATCCGCGAGCGCCAGAATCTAAGCCGCCTCAAGAACGCCCAGCAAGGCATCATCGTCGAAGTGCGCAATGCTTTCGAGGGCCTCAAGACCCAGGGCAAGCGGCTGGAATCGGCGCGTTTGGCCCGCGAACTCTCGGAAGAGCAGTTGCGCGGCGAAAACCGGCGCTTTCAAGCGGGATTCTCAACCAACTTCCAGGTGCTGCGCTTCCAGCGCGACCTGACCAGCGCCGAAGCCCAGGAACTGCGGGCCCTGATCGACTACGAACAGGCGGTGACGGCCCTCATGCGGGCTACCCACCAGATCATCGAGCAAAGCCAAGTCTCCCTGGCCCGCGGGCAGGATCAACCCTAA
- a CDS encoding ABC transporter ATP-binding protein gives MALIELKGVKKVFYTDEVETHALAGIEMEIQEGEYIAVSGPSGCGKSTLLSILGLLDTPTEGEYHLNAQSVANLSLSDRAKIRNKEIGFIFQNFNLIGDLNVYENVELPLTYRRMPGSERKERVQWALDRVGMSHRMKHYPSQLSGGQQQRVAVARALVGKPSILLADEPTGNLDSRNGEAVMELLQDLHNDGATICMVTHDPRYAAHAEREVHLFDGQIVEEGHIEAAV, from the coding sequence ATGGCATTGATTGAACTCAAAGGCGTCAAGAAAGTTTTTTACACCGACGAGGTGGAGACCCATGCCTTGGCGGGCATCGAAATGGAAATCCAGGAAGGCGAGTACATCGCCGTCTCGGGACCTTCGGGATGCGGCAAGTCCACCCTGCTCTCCATTCTGGGACTGCTGGACACGCCCACCGAAGGCGAGTACCACCTCAATGCGCAGTCGGTGGCCAACCTGAGCCTGTCCGACCGGGCCAAGATCCGCAACAAGGAAATCGGCTTCATCTTTCAGAACTTCAATCTGATCGGCGACCTCAACGTTTACGAAAACGTCGAGCTGCCGCTGACCTACCGGCGCATGCCCGGCTCGGAACGCAAAGAGCGGGTGCAGTGGGCGCTCGACCGGGTCGGCATGTCGCACCGCATGAAGCACTATCCTTCGCAGCTCTCAGGCGGTCAGCAACAGCGCGTGGCCGTGGCCCGCGCCCTGGTAGGCAAGCCCTCTATCCTGCTGGCTGACGAGCCCACGGGTAACTTGGACTCCCGCAACGGCGAAGCGGTGATGGAGCTGCTGCAAGACCTGCACAACGACGGGGCCACCATCTGCATGGTGACTCACGATCCGCGCTACGCGGCTCACGCCGAACGCGAAGTCCATCTCTTCGACGGACAGATCGTTGAAGAAGGACACATCGAAGCCGCCGTTTGA
- a CDS encoding HlyD family efflux transporter periplasmic adaptor subunit: protein MDIPRGKGHKRKKTILRILYTIVGLAAVAGITYYLSQLEPAAPSVDPATLWTDKVRRQDLVVKVRGAGTLVPEEERFIPAIVSGRIEVIHVKPGVELSPATVILELSNPELERDEVDARLGYEVQQANFRNLEVQLQQQLLAQKAAAAQTTADYETAQMQANLNQELLQEGLIDNLTFELSRIRANNLKVRNELEQERLDNFAKTVVAQLDAQRAQVATAKALWDLRKEQLKSLSVRAGIRGQLQEVPVEVGQQVSPGENLARIAQPEKLMAEVRIAETQANEVAIGQYAEIDTRNGVIPGHVVRIDPAAAQGVVQVDVALDGPLPQGARPQLSVDGTIQIDKLENVLVMGRPAYGQADQTIGLFKINEQERTATRVQVQLGRSSVNEIEVKAGLAEGDVVILSDTSQHDDYDKIRLN, encoded by the coding sequence ATGGACATACCCCGCGGGAAAGGTCATAAGCGGAAGAAGACGATTCTCAGGATTCTCTACACCATTGTCGGATTGGCGGCGGTGGCGGGAATCACCTACTACCTGTCCCAGTTGGAACCGGCGGCGCCCAGCGTCGATCCGGCTACGCTGTGGACCGATAAAGTACGGCGCCAGGACCTTGTGGTGAAAGTCCGGGGTGCGGGCACGCTGGTGCCCGAAGAGGAACGCTTCATCCCCGCCATCGTCTCGGGACGCATCGAAGTCATCCACGTCAAGCCCGGCGTGGAACTGAGTCCGGCAACGGTTATCCTGGAATTGAGCAATCCCGAGCTGGAGCGCGACGAGGTTGACGCACGTCTCGGCTACGAAGTCCAGCAGGCCAACTTCCGCAACCTGGAAGTCCAGCTTCAACAGCAATTGCTGGCTCAGAAGGCCGCCGCCGCTCAGACTACGGCAGATTACGAAACTGCCCAAATGCAGGCCAACCTCAACCAAGAACTGTTGCAGGAGGGCTTGATCGACAACCTGACCTTCGAACTGAGCCGCATCCGGGCCAACAACCTCAAGGTCCGCAACGAACTGGAGCAGGAACGTCTGGACAACTTCGCCAAGACGGTAGTGGCTCAATTGGACGCCCAACGGGCCCAGGTGGCCACCGCCAAGGCGCTCTGGGACCTGCGTAAAGAGCAGCTCAAGTCGCTCAGCGTCCGGGCCGGCATCCGCGGCCAACTGCAAGAAGTGCCGGTCGAGGTGGGGCAGCAGGTCAGTCCGGGTGAAAACCTGGCCCGCATCGCCCAGCCCGAGAAGCTGATGGCCGAAGTGCGCATCGCGGAAACTCAGGCCAACGAAGTGGCCATTGGGCAGTACGCCGAAATCGACACCCGCAATGGAGTCATTCCCGGACACGTGGTCCGCATCGATCCAGCCGCCGCCCAGGGCGTGGTGCAGGTCGATGTGGCGCTGGACGGCCCTCTTCCTCAAGGGGCGCGTCCTCAGTTGAGCGTGGACGGCACCATCCAAATAGACAAGCTTGAAAACGTGCTGGTGATGGGACGCCCCGCTTACGGGCAGGCCGACCAGACCATCGGACTCTTTAAGATCAACGAACAGGAACGAACCGCGACCCGCGTCCAGGTGCAACTGGGTCGCAGCTCCGTCAACGAAATTGAAGTGAAAGCCGGATTGGCGGAAGGCGACGTAGTCATTCTTTCCGATACCTCGCAGCATGACGACTACGACAAAATCCGCCTCAACTAG